A region from the Lutra lutra chromosome 1, mLutLut1.2, whole genome shotgun sequence genome encodes:
- the SH2D3A gene encoding SH2 domain-containing protein 3A isoform X3: MQVLQDGEDLASQPWYHGPLSRQKAEGLLQQDGDFLVRASGSRGGRPVISCRWQGSALHFEVLHVALRPRPGRPSALFQLEDERFPSLPSLVRSYVTGQRPLSRATGAVASRPVIRQGPIRRSFSEDTLLESPARSELPRARKWSDSQPAGLEHMGRSREDHSEPGASAVPMCALPRMGSDPVLLKTPPPLGSAVDSLRASDGQLHAKAPTKPPRTPSLMLREASERPPTYCELVPRVPCAQGTPLGHTGPETEAPWWEASEEEEEENRNFARPEAEVSFWPPNNPFCLLGPQNRPLEPTVLSTLRDLFLEHHPGSTALHLLLADCQATGLLGVTKAQRCAMGVASGLELLTLPHGHRLRLELLERHEALALAGALAVLGCAGPLEERAATLRGLVELALALRPGAAGNLPGLAAVMGALLMPQVSRLERTWRQLRRSHTEAALAFEQELKPLMRALDEGAGPCEPGEVALPHVAPAVRLLEGEELPGPLDESCERLLRTLHRARQVARDAPKFREAAARRLRGLL; this comes from the exons ATGCAGGTGCTACAGGATGGAGAGGACCTTGCCAGCCAGCCCTGGTACCACGGCCCCCTGTCCCGTCAG AAGGCTGAGGGCCTCCTGCAGCAAGACGGGGACTTCTTGGTTCGAGCCTCCGGGTCCCGGGGGGGCCGCCCAGTCATCTCCTGCCGCTGGCAGGGCTCAGCCCTGCACTTCGAGGTGCTCCACGTGGCCCTGCGTCCCCGGCCAGGCCGGCCCTCAGCCCTCTTCCAGCTGGAGGATGAACGGTTCCCAAGCCTGCCCTCCCTGGTTCGAAGCTATGTGACCGGGCAGCGTCCACTGTCCCGGGCCACGGGGGCTGTGGCCTCCAGACCTGTGATACGGCAAGGACCCATTCGACGCAGTTTTAGTGAGGACACCCTCCTAGAGAGCCCAGCTCGGTCAGAGCTGCCCAG GGCTAGGAAGTGGAGTGACAGTCAGCCCGCAGGTTTGGAGCACATGGGGCGGTCAAGAGAAGACCACTCTGAACCAG GAGCCTCCGCTGTGCCCATGTGTGCCCTCCCTCGGATGGGTAGTGACCCTGTGCTGCTGAAGACGCCGCCTCCTCTGGGGTCCGCTGTTGACAGCCTCAGAGCCTCCGATGGGCAGCTTCATGCCAAGGCACCAACCAAACCACCTCGAACACCCTCACTGATGCTGCGTGAGGCATCTGAACGTCCCCCAACATACTGTGAGCTGGTGCCCCGAGTGCCCTGTGCCCAAGGAACCCCCCTGGGCCACACAGGCCCAGAGACAGAGGCCCCATGGTGGGAAGccagtgaggaagaggaggaagagaacagaaattttGCAAGACCCGAGGCCGAGGTCTCTTTCTGGCCCCCTAACAACCCCTTCTGCCTGCTGGGCCCCCAGAATCGGCCCCTGGAACCGACAGTTCTGAGTACTCTCCGTGACTTATTCCTGGAGCACCATCCTGGGAGCACGGCCCTGCACCTATTATTGGCGGATTGCCAG gctACAGGCCTCCTAGGAGTGACCAAGGCTCAGCGGTGTGCCATGGGGGTCGCCTCTGGCCTGGAGCTGCTCACACTTCCCCATGGGCATCGCTTGAGGTTGGAACTTCTGGAAAG ACACGAGGCGCTGGCGCTGGCCGGGGCGCTGGCCGTGCTGGGCTGCGCGGGGCCGCTGGAGGAGCGCGCGGCCACCCTGAGGGGCCTGGTGGAGCTGGCCCTGGCGCTGCGGCCAGGGGCGGCCGGGAACCTGCCTGGACTGGCCGCGGTCATGGGCGCCCTGCTCATGCCCCAG GTGTCCCGGCTGGAACGCACGTGGCGCCAGCTCAGAAGGAGCCACACGGAGGCGGCGCTGGCCTTCGAGCAGGAGCTCAAGCCGCTGATGCGGGCACTGGATGAGGGCGCCG GCCCCTGCGAGCCGGGCGAGGTGGCGCTGCCGCACGTGGCACCGGCCGTGCGCCTGCTGGAGGGCGAGGAACTCCCGGGGCCGCTAGACGAGAGCTGCGAGCGGCTGCTGCGCACCCTGCACCGGGCGCGTCAGGTGGCCCGGGACGCGCCCAAGTTCCGTGAGGCAGCAGCCCGGCGCCTACGAG ggCTTCTCTAG
- the SH2D3A gene encoding SH2 domain-containing protein 3A isoform X1, translating into MQVLQDGEDLASQPWYHGPLSRQKAEGLLQQDGDFLVRASGSRGGRPVISCRWQGSALHFEVLHVALRPRPGRPSALFQLEDERFPSLPSLVRSYVTGQRPLSRATGAVASRPVIRQGPIRRSFSEDTLLESPARSELPRARKWSDSQPAGLEHMGRSREDHSEPGASAVPMCALPRMGSDPVLLKTPPPLGSAVDSLRASDGQLHAKAPTKPPRTPSLMLREASERPPTYCELVPRVPCAQGTPLGHTGPETEAPWWEASEEEEEENRNFARPEAEVSFWPPNNPFCLLGPQNRPLEPTVLSTLRDLFLEHHPGSTALHLLLADCQATGLLGVTKAQRCAMGVASGLELLTLPHGHRLRLELLERHEALALAGALAVLGCAGPLEERAATLRGLVELALALRPGAAGNLPGLAAVMGALLMPQVSRLERTWRQLRRSHTEAALAFEQELKPLMRALDEGAGPCEPGEVALPHVAPAVRLLEGEELPGPLDESCERLLRTLHRARQVARDAPKFREAAARRLRGFRPNPQLREALTTSFVQRLLWGSRGVGAPQAARLEKFQRVLSVLSQRLEPDV; encoded by the exons ATGCAGGTGCTACAGGATGGAGAGGACCTTGCCAGCCAGCCCTGGTACCACGGCCCCCTGTCCCGTCAG AAGGCTGAGGGCCTCCTGCAGCAAGACGGGGACTTCTTGGTTCGAGCCTCCGGGTCCCGGGGGGGCCGCCCAGTCATCTCCTGCCGCTGGCAGGGCTCAGCCCTGCACTTCGAGGTGCTCCACGTGGCCCTGCGTCCCCGGCCAGGCCGGCCCTCAGCCCTCTTCCAGCTGGAGGATGAACGGTTCCCAAGCCTGCCCTCCCTGGTTCGAAGCTATGTGACCGGGCAGCGTCCACTGTCCCGGGCCACGGGGGCTGTGGCCTCCAGACCTGTGATACGGCAAGGACCCATTCGACGCAGTTTTAGTGAGGACACCCTCCTAGAGAGCCCAGCTCGGTCAGAGCTGCCCAG GGCTAGGAAGTGGAGTGACAGTCAGCCCGCAGGTTTGGAGCACATGGGGCGGTCAAGAGAAGACCACTCTGAACCAG GAGCCTCCGCTGTGCCCATGTGTGCCCTCCCTCGGATGGGTAGTGACCCTGTGCTGCTGAAGACGCCGCCTCCTCTGGGGTCCGCTGTTGACAGCCTCAGAGCCTCCGATGGGCAGCTTCATGCCAAGGCACCAACCAAACCACCTCGAACACCCTCACTGATGCTGCGTGAGGCATCTGAACGTCCCCCAACATACTGTGAGCTGGTGCCCCGAGTGCCCTGTGCCCAAGGAACCCCCCTGGGCCACACAGGCCCAGAGACAGAGGCCCCATGGTGGGAAGccagtgaggaagaggaggaagagaacagaaattttGCAAGACCCGAGGCCGAGGTCTCTTTCTGGCCCCCTAACAACCCCTTCTGCCTGCTGGGCCCCCAGAATCGGCCCCTGGAACCGACAGTTCTGAGTACTCTCCGTGACTTATTCCTGGAGCACCATCCTGGGAGCACGGCCCTGCACCTATTATTGGCGGATTGCCAG gctACAGGCCTCCTAGGAGTGACCAAGGCTCAGCGGTGTGCCATGGGGGTCGCCTCTGGCCTGGAGCTGCTCACACTTCCCCATGGGCATCGCTTGAGGTTGGAACTTCTGGAAAG ACACGAGGCGCTGGCGCTGGCCGGGGCGCTGGCCGTGCTGGGCTGCGCGGGGCCGCTGGAGGAGCGCGCGGCCACCCTGAGGGGCCTGGTGGAGCTGGCCCTGGCGCTGCGGCCAGGGGCGGCCGGGAACCTGCCTGGACTGGCCGCGGTCATGGGCGCCCTGCTCATGCCCCAG GTGTCCCGGCTGGAACGCACGTGGCGCCAGCTCAGAAGGAGCCACACGGAGGCGGCGCTGGCCTTCGAGCAGGAGCTCAAGCCGCTGATGCGGGCACTGGATGAGGGCGCCG GCCCCTGCGAGCCGGGCGAGGTGGCGCTGCCGCACGTGGCACCGGCCGTGCGCCTGCTGGAGGGCGAGGAACTCCCGGGGCCGCTAGACGAGAGCTGCGAGCGGCTGCTGCGCACCCTGCACCGGGCGCGTCAGGTGGCCCGGGACGCGCCCAAGTTCCGTGAGGCAGCAGCCCGGCGCCTACGAG gaTTCCGGCCAAACCCGCAGCTGAGGGAGGCCCTGACCACAAGCTTCGTGCAGAGGCTCCTCTGGGGAAGCCGAGGAGTCGGGGCGCCACAAGCCGCACGTCTAGAGAAGTTCCAGCGTGTCCTCAGTGTCCTTTCACAGCGCCTGGAGCCGGATGTTTGA
- the SH2D3A gene encoding SH2 domain-containing protein 3A isoform X2 translates to MQVLQDGEDLASQPWYHGPLSRQKAEGLLQQDGDFLVRASGSRGGRPVISCRWQGSALHFEVLHVALRPRPGRPSALFQLEDERFPSLPSLVRSYVTGQRPLSRATGAVASRPVIRQGPIRRSFSEDTLLESPARSELPRARKWSDSQPAGLEHMGRSREDHSEPGASAVPMCALPRMGSDPVLLKTPPPLGSAVDSLRASDGQLHAKAPTKPPRTPSLMLREASERPPTYCELVPRVPCAQGTPLGHTGPETEAPWWEASEEEEEENRNFARPEAEVSFWPPNNPFCLLGPQNRPLEPTVLSTLRDLFLEHHPGSTALHLLLADCQATGLLGVTKAQRCAMGVASGLELLTLPHGHRLRLELLERHEALALAGALAVLGCAGPLEERAATLRGLVELALALRPGAAGNLPGLAAVMGALLMPQVSRLERTWRQLRRSHTEAALAFEQELKPLMRALDEGAGPCEPGEVALPHVAPAVRLLEGEELPGPLDESCERLLRTLHRARQVARDAPKFREAAARRLRGFVQRLLWGSRGVGAPQAARLEKFQRVLSVLSQRLEPDV, encoded by the exons ATGCAGGTGCTACAGGATGGAGAGGACCTTGCCAGCCAGCCCTGGTACCACGGCCCCCTGTCCCGTCAG AAGGCTGAGGGCCTCCTGCAGCAAGACGGGGACTTCTTGGTTCGAGCCTCCGGGTCCCGGGGGGGCCGCCCAGTCATCTCCTGCCGCTGGCAGGGCTCAGCCCTGCACTTCGAGGTGCTCCACGTGGCCCTGCGTCCCCGGCCAGGCCGGCCCTCAGCCCTCTTCCAGCTGGAGGATGAACGGTTCCCAAGCCTGCCCTCCCTGGTTCGAAGCTATGTGACCGGGCAGCGTCCACTGTCCCGGGCCACGGGGGCTGTGGCCTCCAGACCTGTGATACGGCAAGGACCCATTCGACGCAGTTTTAGTGAGGACACCCTCCTAGAGAGCCCAGCTCGGTCAGAGCTGCCCAG GGCTAGGAAGTGGAGTGACAGTCAGCCCGCAGGTTTGGAGCACATGGGGCGGTCAAGAGAAGACCACTCTGAACCAG GAGCCTCCGCTGTGCCCATGTGTGCCCTCCCTCGGATGGGTAGTGACCCTGTGCTGCTGAAGACGCCGCCTCCTCTGGGGTCCGCTGTTGACAGCCTCAGAGCCTCCGATGGGCAGCTTCATGCCAAGGCACCAACCAAACCACCTCGAACACCCTCACTGATGCTGCGTGAGGCATCTGAACGTCCCCCAACATACTGTGAGCTGGTGCCCCGAGTGCCCTGTGCCCAAGGAACCCCCCTGGGCCACACAGGCCCAGAGACAGAGGCCCCATGGTGGGAAGccagtgaggaagaggaggaagagaacagaaattttGCAAGACCCGAGGCCGAGGTCTCTTTCTGGCCCCCTAACAACCCCTTCTGCCTGCTGGGCCCCCAGAATCGGCCCCTGGAACCGACAGTTCTGAGTACTCTCCGTGACTTATTCCTGGAGCACCATCCTGGGAGCACGGCCCTGCACCTATTATTGGCGGATTGCCAG gctACAGGCCTCCTAGGAGTGACCAAGGCTCAGCGGTGTGCCATGGGGGTCGCCTCTGGCCTGGAGCTGCTCACACTTCCCCATGGGCATCGCTTGAGGTTGGAACTTCTGGAAAG ACACGAGGCGCTGGCGCTGGCCGGGGCGCTGGCCGTGCTGGGCTGCGCGGGGCCGCTGGAGGAGCGCGCGGCCACCCTGAGGGGCCTGGTGGAGCTGGCCCTGGCGCTGCGGCCAGGGGCGGCCGGGAACCTGCCTGGACTGGCCGCGGTCATGGGCGCCCTGCTCATGCCCCAG GTGTCCCGGCTGGAACGCACGTGGCGCCAGCTCAGAAGGAGCCACACGGAGGCGGCGCTGGCCTTCGAGCAGGAGCTCAAGCCGCTGATGCGGGCACTGGATGAGGGCGCCG GCCCCTGCGAGCCGGGCGAGGTGGCGCTGCCGCACGTGGCACCGGCCGTGCGCCTGCTGGAGGGCGAGGAACTCCCGGGGCCGCTAGACGAGAGCTGCGAGCGGCTGCTGCGCACCCTGCACCGGGCGCGTCAGGTGGCCCGGGACGCGCCCAAGTTCCGTGAGGCAGCAGCCCGGCGCCTACGAG GCTTCGTGCAGAGGCTCCTCTGGGGAAGCCGAGGAGTCGGGGCGCCACAAGCCGCACGTCTAGAGAAGTTCCAGCGTGTCCTCAGTGTCCTTTCACAGCGCCTGGAGCCGGATGTTTGA
- the SH2D3A gene encoding SH2 domain-containing protein 3A isoform X4: MERTLPASPGTTAPCPVRARKWSDSQPAGLEHMGRSREDHSEPGASAVPMCALPRMGSDPVLLKTPPPLGSAVDSLRASDGQLHAKAPTKPPRTPSLMLREASERPPTYCELVPRVPCAQGTPLGHTGPETEAPWWEASEEEEEENRNFARPEAEVSFWPPNNPFCLLGPQNRPLEPTVLSTLRDLFLEHHPGSTALHLLLADCQATGLLGVTKAQRCAMGVASGLELLTLPHGHRLRLELLERHEALALAGALAVLGCAGPLEERAATLRGLVELALALRPGAAGNLPGLAAVMGALLMPQVSRLERTWRQLRRSHTEAALAFEQELKPLMRALDEGAGPCEPGEVALPHVAPAVRLLEGEELPGPLDESCERLLRTLHRARQVARDAPKFREAAARRLRGFRPNPQLREALTTSFVQRLLWGSRGVGAPQAARLEKFQRVLSVLSQRLEPDV, translated from the exons ATGGAGAGGACCTTGCCAGCCAGCCCTGGTACCACGGCCCCCTGTCCCGTCAG GGCTAGGAAGTGGAGTGACAGTCAGCCCGCAGGTTTGGAGCACATGGGGCGGTCAAGAGAAGACCACTCTGAACCAG GAGCCTCCGCTGTGCCCATGTGTGCCCTCCCTCGGATGGGTAGTGACCCTGTGCTGCTGAAGACGCCGCCTCCTCTGGGGTCCGCTGTTGACAGCCTCAGAGCCTCCGATGGGCAGCTTCATGCCAAGGCACCAACCAAACCACCTCGAACACCCTCACTGATGCTGCGTGAGGCATCTGAACGTCCCCCAACATACTGTGAGCTGGTGCCCCGAGTGCCCTGTGCCCAAGGAACCCCCCTGGGCCACACAGGCCCAGAGACAGAGGCCCCATGGTGGGAAGccagtgaggaagaggaggaagagaacagaaattttGCAAGACCCGAGGCCGAGGTCTCTTTCTGGCCCCCTAACAACCCCTTCTGCCTGCTGGGCCCCCAGAATCGGCCCCTGGAACCGACAGTTCTGAGTACTCTCCGTGACTTATTCCTGGAGCACCATCCTGGGAGCACGGCCCTGCACCTATTATTGGCGGATTGCCAG gctACAGGCCTCCTAGGAGTGACCAAGGCTCAGCGGTGTGCCATGGGGGTCGCCTCTGGCCTGGAGCTGCTCACACTTCCCCATGGGCATCGCTTGAGGTTGGAACTTCTGGAAAG ACACGAGGCGCTGGCGCTGGCCGGGGCGCTGGCCGTGCTGGGCTGCGCGGGGCCGCTGGAGGAGCGCGCGGCCACCCTGAGGGGCCTGGTGGAGCTGGCCCTGGCGCTGCGGCCAGGGGCGGCCGGGAACCTGCCTGGACTGGCCGCGGTCATGGGCGCCCTGCTCATGCCCCAG GTGTCCCGGCTGGAACGCACGTGGCGCCAGCTCAGAAGGAGCCACACGGAGGCGGCGCTGGCCTTCGAGCAGGAGCTCAAGCCGCTGATGCGGGCACTGGATGAGGGCGCCG GCCCCTGCGAGCCGGGCGAGGTGGCGCTGCCGCACGTGGCACCGGCCGTGCGCCTGCTGGAGGGCGAGGAACTCCCGGGGCCGCTAGACGAGAGCTGCGAGCGGCTGCTGCGCACCCTGCACCGGGCGCGTCAGGTGGCCCGGGACGCGCCCAAGTTCCGTGAGGCAGCAGCCCGGCGCCTACGAG gaTTCCGGCCAAACCCGCAGCTGAGGGAGGCCCTGACCACAAGCTTCGTGCAGAGGCTCCTCTGGGGAAGCCGAGGAGTCGGGGCGCCACAAGCCGCACGTCTAGAGAAGTTCCAGCGTGTCCTCAGTGTCCTTTCACAGCGCCTGGAGCCGGATGTTTGA